One window from the genome of Lysobacter helvus encodes:
- a CDS encoding NADH-quinone oxidoreductase subunit D, with translation MNARLLPPVNTATSGLNNAEIRNYTLNFGPQHPAAHGVLRLILEMDGEIVQRADPHIGLLHRGTEKLVESKPYNQSIGYMDRLDYVSMMCNEHAYVRGIETLLGIEAPERAQWIRTMFDEITRILNHLMWVGSNALDLGAMAVFLYAFREREELMDVYEAVSGARMHATYYRPGGVYRDLPDRMPQYRESPWKKGGKLKRFNEWREGSMLDYLEAFTKDFPKRVDEYETLLTENRIWKQRTVGIGVVSPEDALAWGMSGPMVRGSGLAWDLRKKQPYAKYAEVDFDIPLGTNGDCYDRYLVRVAEMRQSNHIIEQCVRWLKANPGPVMLDNYKVAPPSREEMKDDMEALIHHFKLFTEGYCVPAGETYSAVEAPKGEFGVYLVSDGANKPFRCKLRAPGFAHLSSMDHVVKGHMLADVVAMIGTYDVVFGEIDR, from the coding sequence ATGAACGCCCGCCTGTTGCCCCCCGTGAACACCGCGACCTCCGGCCTCAACAACGCCGAGATCCGCAACTACACGCTCAACTTCGGCCCGCAGCATCCGGCCGCGCACGGCGTGCTGCGCCTGATCCTCGAAATGGACGGTGAAATCGTCCAGCGCGCCGATCCGCACATCGGCCTGCTGCATCGCGGCACCGAGAAGCTCGTCGAATCCAAGCCCTACAACCAGTCGATCGGCTACATGGATCGCCTGGATTACGTGTCGATGATGTGCAACGAGCACGCCTACGTGCGCGGCATCGAAACGCTGCTGGGCATCGAAGCTCCCGAACGCGCGCAGTGGATCCGCACGATGTTCGACGAGATCACGCGCATCCTGAATCATCTGATGTGGGTGGGCTCCAACGCGCTCGACCTCGGCGCGATGGCGGTGTTCCTGTACGCCTTCCGCGAACGCGAAGAGCTGATGGACGTGTACGAAGCGGTGTCGGGCGCGCGCATGCACGCCACGTATTACCGCCCCGGTGGCGTGTACCGCGACCTCCCGGACCGCATGCCGCAGTACCGCGAATCGCCGTGGAAGAAGGGCGGCAAGCTCAAGCGCTTCAACGAGTGGCGCGAAGGCTCGATGCTCGACTACCTGGAAGCCTTCACCAAGGACTTCCCCAAGCGCGTCGACGAATACGAAACGCTCCTCACCGAGAACCGCATCTGGAAGCAGCGCACCGTCGGCATCGGCGTCGTGTCGCCCGAGGATGCGCTGGCGTGGGGCATGAGCGGCCCGATGGTGCGCGGCTCCGGCCTTGCGTGGGACCTGCGCAAGAAGCAGCCCTACGCCAAGTACGCCGAAGTCGACTTCGACATTCCGCTCGGCACCAACGGCGACTGCTACGACCGCTACCTGGTGCGCGTCGCCGAAATGCGCCAGTCCAACCACATCATCGAACAGTGCGTGCGCTGGCTGAAGGCCAACCCGGGCCCGGTGATGCTGGACAACTACAAGGTCGCGCCTCCCTCCCGCGAGGAGATGAAGGACGACATGGAAGCGCTGATCCACCACTTCAAGTTGTTCACCGAAGGCTACTGCGTCCCCGCGGGCGAAACGTATTCCGCGGTGGAAGCGCCCAAGGGCGAATTCGGCGTGTACCTGGTCAGCGACGGCGCCAACAAGCCGTTCCGCTGCAAGCTGCGCGCGCCGGGCTTCGCGCACCTGTCGTCAATGGACCACGTCGTGAAGGGCCACATGCTGGCCGACGTGGTCGCGATGATCGGCACCTACGACGTGGTGTTCGGCGAGATCGATCGCTGA
- the nuoE gene encoding NADH-quinone oxidoreductase subunit NuoE, whose translation MRATGNFENARNVDPQQVLSDATRAHIDHWLTKFPADRKRSAVLQGLHAAQEQNGGWLSDELIAAVAKYLDLPPVWAYEVATFYSMFETQKVGRHNVAFCTNISCWLNGAEDLVAHAEKKLGCKLGESTSDGRVFLKREEECLAACCGAPMMVINGHYHEKLTPEKVDALLDGLE comes from the coding sequence ATGAGAGCGACCGGCAATTTCGAGAACGCGCGCAACGTGGACCCGCAGCAGGTGCTGTCGGACGCCACGCGGGCGCACATCGATCACTGGCTGACCAAGTTCCCCGCCGACCGCAAGCGTTCGGCCGTGCTGCAGGGCCTGCACGCCGCGCAGGAACAGAACGGCGGCTGGCTCAGCGACGAACTGATCGCCGCGGTGGCAAAGTACCTCGACCTGCCGCCGGTGTGGGCGTACGAAGTCGCCACGTTCTATTCGATGTTCGAGACGCAGAAGGTCGGCCGCCACAACGTCGCCTTCTGCACCAACATCAGCTGCTGGCTCAACGGCGCCGAAGACCTGGTCGCGCACGCGGAGAAGAAACTCGGCTGCAAGCTGGGCGAATCCACGAGCGACGGCCGCGTGTTCCTCAAGCGCGAAGAAGAGTGCCTCGCCGCGTGCTGCGGCGCGCCGATGATGGTCATCAACGGCCACTACCACGAGAAGCTGACGCCCGAGAAGGTCGACGCCCTCCTGGACGGGCTGGAGTAA
- the nuoF gene encoding NADH-quinone oxidoreductase subunit NuoF — MAGHSHYSDPTGPVGPAPQEHNVVYTTLHFDKPWSYDNYLKTGGYSALRKILEEKIEPAAVIEMVKASGLRGRGGAGFPTGLKWSFMPKGPGTKYILCNSDESEPGTAKDRDILRYNPHAVIEGMAIACYATGSTAAYNYLRGEFHHEPFEHLEEATREAYANGWLGKNVLGTGVDIDLYNVLGAGAYICGEETALMESLEGKKGQPRYKPPFPANFGLYGKPTTINNTETYASVPAIIRNGAEWFLNLGKPNNGGPKVFSVSGHVAKPGNFEIRLGTPFSELLQLAGGIRNGHKLKAVIPGGSSMKVLPADAMMACTMDYDSIQKAGSGLGSGAVIVMDETTCMVRACQRIARFYFKESCGQCTPCREGTGWMYRMLTRIVEGKATLDDLQMLRAAAGQIEGHTICAFGEAAAWPVQGFLHHFWDEFEYAIVNGRFLVDDQRAGTVVPKEDVAA, encoded by the coding sequence ATGGCCGGCCACTCCCATTACAGCGATCCCACCGGTCCCGTCGGCCCCGCGCCGCAGGAGCACAACGTCGTCTACACGACGCTGCACTTCGACAAGCCGTGGTCGTACGACAATTATTTGAAGACCGGCGGTTATTCCGCGCTGCGCAAGATCCTCGAAGAGAAGATCGAGCCGGCGGCGGTGATCGAGATGGTCAAGGCCTCGGGCCTGCGCGGCCGCGGCGGCGCGGGCTTCCCCACCGGCCTGAAGTGGTCCTTCATGCCGAAGGGCCCGGGCACCAAGTACATCCTGTGCAACTCGGACGAATCCGAACCCGGCACGGCGAAGGACCGCGACATCCTGCGCTACAACCCGCACGCGGTGATCGAAGGCATGGCGATCGCGTGCTACGCCACCGGTTCCACCGCGGCGTACAACTACCTGCGCGGTGAATTCCACCACGAGCCCTTCGAGCATCTCGAAGAGGCCACGCGCGAAGCGTATGCCAACGGCTGGCTCGGCAAGAACGTGCTCGGCACGGGCGTCGACATCGACCTGTACAACGTGCTCGGCGCCGGCGCCTACATCTGCGGCGAAGAAACCGCGCTGATGGAATCGCTGGAAGGCAAGAAGGGCCAGCCGCGCTACAAGCCGCCGTTCCCGGCCAACTTCGGCCTGTACGGCAAGCCGACGACGATCAACAACACCGAAACCTACGCGTCCGTGCCGGCGATCATCCGCAACGGCGCGGAGTGGTTCCTCAACCTCGGCAAGCCGAACAACGGCGGGCCGAAGGTGTTCTCGGTGTCGGGGCATGTCGCCAAGCCAGGCAATTTCGAAATCCGCCTCGGCACGCCGTTCTCCGAACTCCTGCAGCTCGCCGGCGGCATCCGCAACGGCCACAAGCTCAAGGCCGTCATCCCCGGCGGTTCGTCGATGAAGGTCCTGCCGGCCGACGCGATGATGGCCTGCACGATGGATTACGACTCGATCCAGAAGGCCGGTTCGGGCCTGGGGTCGGGCGCCGTCATCGTGATGGACGAAACCACCTGCATGGTGCGCGCGTGCCAGCGCATCGCGCGCTTCTACTTCAAGGAAAGCTGCGGCCAGTGCACGCCGTGCCGCGAAGGCACCGGCTGGATGTACCGCATGCTCACGCGCATCGTGGAAGGCAAGGCCACGCTCGACGACCTGCAGATGCTGCGCGCCGCCGCGGGCCAGATCGAAGGCCACACCATCTGCGCGTTCGGCGAAGCCGCCGCGTGGCCGGTGCAGGGCTTCCTGCACCACTTCTGGGACGAATTCGAATACGCCATCGTCAATGGACGCTTCCTGGTCGACGACCAGCGCGCCGGCACGGTGGTCCCCAAAGAGGACGTTGCCGCATGA
- the nuoG gene encoding NADH-quinone oxidoreductase subunit NuoG, translated as MSAVVNTGSEPDITKPVVPEGHVAIEIDGVAMTAPKGSMIIQAADKAGIPIPRFCYHDKLSVAANCRMCLVEVEKMPKPAPACATPVMDGMKVVTRSDKALKSQRNVMEFLLINHPLDCPICDQGGECELQDLSLGYGRSVSRFSERKRVVADEDFGPLVASDMTRCIQCTRCVRFTAEVAGTYELGGMLRGENLQIGTYDGKPLTTELSGNVIDVCPVGALTNKVFRFKARPWELVARESLGYHDALGSNLFLHVRRGEILRTVPRDNDAVNECWLSDRDRYSHQGLYAADRANVPLVRDGDTFREASWEEALAKAAKILRDNGGDQVGVLVHPATSNEEGALLARLAEGLGTGNLDHRIAQHDLSDGAVAEAFGMPVSEIENADAIVLVGTHLRHELPLLHQRLRQAQRKGARIHMVNPVAFDVAFELASSTIVPPSQLATALAGVDLGDAKRAVVIVGAVAELGDHAAAVRAAVRGFASANNAAICRIPQGANALGLARMGVLPTARDAKAMLADARSAYVIYGIEPGLDFADQKSALDALSRAQVVAFSHYACESTRKVADVILPIGALPEVDASMTNLDGRDQGGVAGGKLPGQARQGWRVLRALGGDLGVPGFEFTHFDGLRAGMQPRKVDVAKGEAPAHAQPHGAGLEVVASQAIYRTDGTVRRAEALQAHPLTLGARIVLHPEDAGAAGVHADGVAKVATNAGTATLPVAVSDKVARGCAWVESGYGATAALLSGNVEVRRA; from the coding sequence ATGAGCGCCGTCGTGAACACTGGTTCGGAGCCGGACATCACCAAGCCCGTCGTGCCCGAAGGCCACGTCGCCATCGAGATCGACGGCGTCGCGATGACAGCGCCGAAGGGCTCGATGATCATCCAGGCCGCCGACAAGGCCGGCATCCCGATCCCGCGCTTCTGCTACCACGACAAGCTCAGCGTCGCGGCCAACTGCCGCATGTGCCTGGTGGAAGTCGAGAAGATGCCGAAGCCCGCGCCCGCGTGCGCGACGCCGGTGATGGACGGCATGAAGGTCGTCACGCGCAGCGACAAGGCGTTGAAGTCGCAGCGCAACGTGATGGAATTCCTGCTGATCAACCATCCGCTCGACTGCCCCATCTGCGACCAGGGCGGCGAGTGCGAACTGCAGGACCTCTCGCTCGGCTACGGCCGTTCGGTCTCGCGCTTCAGCGAACGCAAGCGCGTGGTGGCCGACGAAGATTTCGGCCCGCTGGTCGCCAGCGACATGACCCGCTGCATCCAGTGCACGCGCTGCGTGCGCTTCACCGCGGAAGTGGCCGGCACGTACGAACTCGGCGGCATGCTGCGCGGCGAGAACCTGCAGATCGGCACCTACGACGGCAAGCCGCTGACGACGGAACTCTCCGGCAACGTCATCGACGTGTGCCCGGTCGGCGCGCTGACCAACAAGGTGTTCCGCTTCAAGGCGCGCCCGTGGGAACTGGTGGCGCGCGAATCGCTGGGCTATCACGACGCGCTCGGCAGCAATCTCTTCCTGCACGTGCGCCGCGGCGAGATCCTGCGCACCGTGCCGCGCGACAACGATGCGGTGAACGAGTGCTGGCTCTCGGACCGCGATCGCTATTCGCACCAGGGCCTGTACGCGGCCGATCGCGCCAACGTGCCGCTCGTCCGCGACGGCGATACGTTCCGCGAAGCGTCGTGGGAAGAAGCGCTGGCCAAGGCCGCGAAGATCCTGCGCGACAACGGCGGCGACCAGGTCGGCGTGCTCGTGCATCCGGCCACGTCCAACGAAGAGGGCGCGTTGCTCGCGCGCCTCGCCGAAGGCCTGGGCACCGGCAACCTCGACCACCGCATCGCGCAGCACGACCTGTCCGACGGCGCGGTGGCCGAAGCGTTCGGCATGCCGGTGTCCGAGATCGAGAACGCGGACGCCATCGTCCTCGTCGGCACGCACCTGCGCCACGAACTCCCGCTGCTGCACCAGCGCCTGCGCCAGGCGCAGCGCAAGGGCGCGCGCATCCACATGGTCAACCCGGTCGCGTTCGATGTCGCCTTCGAACTGGCGTCGTCCACGATCGTGCCGCCGTCGCAGCTCGCGACCGCGCTGGCCGGTGTGGACCTGGGTGATGCGAAGCGTGCCGTCGTGATCGTCGGTGCCGTCGCGGAACTCGGCGACCACGCCGCGGCCGTGCGTGCCGCCGTGCGCGGCTTCGCTTCGGCCAACAACGCCGCCATCTGCCGCATTCCGCAGGGCGCGAACGCGCTGGGCCTGGCGCGCATGGGCGTGCTGCCGACGGCGCGCGATGCGAAGGCCATGCTCGCCGACGCCCGCAGCGCGTACGTGATCTACGGCATCGAACCCGGCCTGGATTTCGCCGACCAGAAGAGCGCGCTCGACGCGTTGTCGCGTGCGCAGGTCGTGGCCTTCAGCCATTACGCGTGCGAATCCACGCGCAAGGTTGCCGACGTGATCCTGCCGATCGGCGCGCTGCCGGAAGTCGATGCGTCGATGACCAACCTCGACGGCCGCGACCAGGGCGGCGTCGCGGGCGGCAAGCTGCCGGGCCAGGCGCGCCAGGGCTGGCGCGTGCTGCGCGCGCTCGGTGGCGACCTCGGCGTGCCGGGGTTCGAGTTCACGCATTTCGACGGACTGCGCGCCGGCATGCAGCCGCGCAAGGTCGACGTCGCGAAGGGCGAAGCCCCCGCGCACGCACAGCCGCACGGCGCCGGGCTTGAAGTCGTCGCGTCGCAGGCGATCTACCGCACCGACGGCACCGTGCGTCGCGCCGAAGCGCTGCAGGCGCATCCGCTCACGCTGGGCGCGCGCATCGTGCTGCATCCGGAAGACGCGGGCGCCGCCGGCGTGCATGCCGATGGCGTGGCGAAGGTCGCCACCAACGCGGGCACGGCCACGTTGCCGGTTGCGGTGAGCGACAAGGTCGCGCGCGGCTGCGCGTGGGTCGAATCGGGTTACGGCGCCACGGCCGCGCTGCTGTCGGGCAACGTCGAGGTGCGACGCGCATGA
- the nuoH gene encoding NADH-quinone oxidoreductase subunit NuoH, translating into MMYVDLFRDWMLSLGVIGALAWIVLKILLIAVPVILGVAFYVVWERKLIGWMHVRHGPMYVGKGILQAFADVFKLLFKEVVQPTVAQPFLYRLAPLIALVPAFAAWAVIPFDAQVVLSNANAGLLYLLAMTSLGVYGIILAGWASNSKYAFLGAMRAAAQVVSYEISMGFALVGVLIAAGSLNLSEIVMAQAGNAGLFEWFMWPLFPLFIVYFVSGVAETNRAPFDVVEGESEIVAGHMVEYSGSQFALFFLAEYANMLLVSVTTSIFFLGGWLSPFHGLGIPFLSADGWWWLAPKVFFFASCFIWFRASFPRYRYDQIMRLGWKVFIPVTIAWIFVTALLVHFNVFTKGL; encoded by the coding sequence ATGATGTACGTCGATCTGTTCCGCGACTGGATGCTCTCGCTCGGCGTGATCGGCGCGCTGGCGTGGATCGTGCTGAAGATCCTGCTGATCGCCGTGCCGGTGATCCTGGGCGTGGCCTTCTACGTGGTGTGGGAGCGCAAGCTGATCGGCTGGATGCACGTGCGCCACGGGCCGATGTACGTGGGCAAGGGCATCCTCCAGGCCTTCGCCGACGTGTTCAAGCTGCTGTTCAAGGAAGTGGTGCAGCCCACGGTGGCGCAGCCCTTCCTGTATCGCCTCGCGCCGCTGATCGCGCTGGTGCCGGCGTTCGCCGCGTGGGCGGTGATCCCGTTCGACGCGCAGGTGGTGCTGTCGAATGCGAACGCGGGCCTGCTGTACCTGCTGGCGATGACCTCGCTCGGCGTGTACGGCATCATCCTCGCGGGCTGGGCGTCCAACTCCAAGTACGCGTTCCTCGGCGCGATGCGCGCCGCGGCGCAGGTGGTGTCGTACGAGATCTCGATGGGCTTCGCGCTGGTCGGCGTGCTCATCGCGGCCGGCAGCCTCAACCTCTCGGAGATCGTGATGGCGCAGGCGGGCAACGCCGGCCTGTTCGAGTGGTTCATGTGGCCGCTGTTCCCGTTGTTCATCGTGTACTTCGTGTCCGGCGTGGCCGAGACCAACCGCGCGCCGTTCGACGTGGTGGAAGGCGAATCGGAAATCGTCGCCGGCCACATGGTCGAGTACTCCGGTTCGCAGTTCGCGCTGTTCTTCCTGGCCGAGTACGCCAACATGCTGCTCGTCAGCGTGACGACGTCGATCTTCTTCCTCGGCGGCTGGCTGAGCCCGTTCCATGGCCTCGGCATCCCGTTCCTGTCCGCTGACGGCTGGTGGTGGCTGGCGCCGAAGGTCTTCTTCTTTGCGAGCTGCTTCATCTGGTTCCGCGCGTCCTTCCCGCGCTACCGCTACGACCAGATCATGCGACTGGGCTGGAAGGTGTTCATCCCGGTCACCATCGCGTGGATCTTCGTCACCGCGCTGCTCGTCCACTTCAACGTGTTCACGAAGGGGCTGTGA
- the nuoI gene encoding NADH-quinone oxidoreductase subunit NuoI → MTRIVSFFKSLLLVELMQGLGLTLKYLFRPKYTLMYPMEKTPQSPRFRGLHALRRYANGEERCIACKLCEAVCPALAITIDSEQRADGTRRTTRYDIDLFKCIFCGFCEESCPVDSIVETHIHEYHFDKRGQNIATKPQLLALGDLLEPEIAARRAADAPFR, encoded by the coding sequence ATGACTCGCATCGTCTCGTTCTTCAAGAGCCTGCTGCTCGTCGAGCTGATGCAGGGCCTCGGGCTGACGCTCAAGTACCTGTTCCGCCCGAAGTACACGCTGATGTACCCGATGGAAAAGACGCCGCAGTCGCCGCGCTTCCGCGGCCTGCACGCGTTGCGCCGCTACGCCAACGGCGAAGAGCGCTGCATCGCGTGCAAGCTGTGCGAGGCCGTGTGCCCGGCGCTGGCGATCACCATCGATTCGGAACAGCGCGCCGACGGCACCCGCCGCACCACGCGCTACGACATCGACCTGTTCAAGTGCATCTTCTGCGGGTTCTGCGAAGAATCCTGCCCGGTGGACTCGATCGTCGAGACGCACATCCACGAATACCACTTCGACAAGCGCGGGCAGAACATCGCCACCAAGCCGCAGCTGCTGGCCCTCGGCGATCTGCTCGAGCCCGAGATCGCCGCGCGCCGCGCCGCCGACGCCCCGTTCCGCTGA
- a CDS encoding NADH-quinone oxidoreductase subunit J — protein sequence MDFPTLAFYAFAATAVMAAVGVISMKNPVHAALLLVFTFFSVACTWILAGAEFLGIALILVYVGAVMVLFLFVVMMLDIDVAPLREGFVRYLPLGLVVAVAMLVEICTLIGVRLLSANPLAPDAAATANIPNTTWLARSLFTDFLLPFEVAAVILTVAVVAAVMLTLRRRTGVKHQDPSAQARVRASDRLRMVKMESEGKR from the coding sequence ATGGATTTCCCCACGCTCGCCTTCTACGCCTTCGCCGCCACGGCCGTCATGGCCGCCGTCGGCGTGATCAGCATGAAGAACCCGGTGCACGCAGCGCTGCTGCTGGTGTTCACGTTCTTCTCGGTCGCTTGCACCTGGATCCTCGCCGGCGCCGAATTCCTCGGCATCGCCCTGATCCTGGTGTACGTGGGCGCGGTGATGGTGCTGTTCCTGTTCGTCGTGATGATGCTCGACATCGACGTGGCCCCATTGCGCGAAGGCTTCGTGCGCTACCTGCCGCTCGGGCTGGTCGTCGCGGTCGCGATGCTGGTGGAGATCTGCACGCTGATCGGCGTTCGTCTGCTGTCGGCCAATCCGCTGGCGCCCGACGCCGCGGCCACCGCCAACATCCCCAACACCACGTGGCTGGCGCGTTCGCTGTTCACCGATTTCCTGCTGCCCTTCGAAGTGGCGGCGGTGATCCTGACGGTCGCGGTCGTCGCCGCGGTGATGCTGACCCTGCGCCGCCGCACCGGCGTGAAGCACCAGGATCCGTCGGCCCAGGCGCGCGTGCGTGCGTCGGACCGCCTGCGCATGGTCAAGATGGAATCGGAGGGCAAGCGATGA
- the nuoK gene encoding NADH-quinone oxidoreductase subunit NuoK: MIGHLALGHFLALGAVLFCISLAGIFLNRKNVIVLLMSIELMLLAVNINFVAFSRELGDPSGQVFVFFILTVAAAEAAIGLAILVTLFRNRRTINVAELDTLKG, translated from the coding sequence ATGATCGGCCATCTCGCCCTCGGGCACTTCCTGGCGCTGGGCGCCGTGCTGTTCTGCATCAGCCTGGCCGGCATCTTCCTCAACCGGAAGAACGTGATCGTGCTGCTGATGTCGATCGAGCTGATGCTGCTCGCGGTCAACATCAACTTCGTCGCGTTCTCGCGCGAGCTGGGCGATCCGTCGGGCCAGGTGTTCGTGTTCTTCATCCTCACGGTGGCCGCGGCCGAGGCCGCGATCGGCCTGGCGATCCTGGTCACGCTGTTCCGCAACCGGCGCACGATCAACGTCGCCGAACTCGATACGTTGAAGGGCTGA
- the nuoL gene encoding NADH-quinone oxidoreductase subunit L yields the protein MGTEIVISKSVLLAIVLAPLLGAILAGLFGKRIGRVGAHTVTIGGVAIACGLSMYVLWQLVGQGAVPFNQNVYTWFEIGAYNAHVGFMVDKLTAMMMVVVTFVSLLVHVYTIGYMEEDPGYQRFFSYISLFTFSMLMLVMSNNFLQLFFGWEAVGLVSYLLIGFWFKRPSAIFANLKAFLVNRVGDFGFLLGIAAVLYWFGTLDYATVFANAPTIVGQTTEVFSGHPWSVATLICVCLFIGAMGKSAQVPLHVWLPDSMEGPTPISALIHAATMVTAGIFMVARMSPLFELSPAALNFVLFIGATTAFWTGLIGIVQNDIKRVVAYSTLSQLGYMTVALGVSAYSAGVYHLMTHAFFKALLFLGAGSVIIGMHHEQDMRRMGGLKKYMPITYWTMVIGTLALVGTPFFSGFYSKDTIIEAAMEHSHEAGNWVATYAYWAVLLGAFVTSFYSFRLLYLTFHGRERFNDPVPDHYIAPEADSTEHEASLAAEHGDAAHAHDDHAHDDHGHGHGPHTPHESPWVVTIPLILLAIPSILIGFFTAGPMLFGKDWSGAHERLPYFLGAIQMPEHGVMAKLGEEFHGAIAFALHGFMAPAFLLAFTGFALATFLYLVRPELPAKIAHALRWPVRVLERKYYMDDLWIDGFAGGGIALGKASRAVDSKVIDGVAVNGSARVVDFVSGLVRHVQSGYLYHYAFAMIVGLIALLAIIYKLWT from the coding sequence ATGGGCACCGAAATCGTGATCTCCAAGTCCGTCCTGCTGGCCATCGTGCTCGCGCCGCTGCTCGGCGCGATCCTCGCCGGCCTGTTCGGCAAGCGCATCGGTCGCGTCGGCGCGCACACCGTCACCATCGGCGGCGTGGCGATCGCCTGCGGCCTGTCGATGTACGTGCTGTGGCAGCTGGTGGGGCAGGGCGCGGTGCCGTTCAACCAGAACGTCTACACGTGGTTCGAGATCGGCGCGTACAACGCGCATGTCGGCTTCATGGTCGACAAGCTCACCGCGATGATGATGGTCGTGGTCACGTTCGTGTCGCTGCTGGTGCACGTCTACACCATCGGCTACATGGAAGAAGACCCGGGCTACCAGCGCTTCTTCAGCTACATCTCGCTGTTCACCTTCTCGATGCTCATGCTGGTGATGAGCAACAACTTCCTGCAGCTGTTCTTCGGCTGGGAAGCGGTGGGCCTGGTGTCGTACCTGCTGATCGGCTTCTGGTTCAAGCGCCCGAGCGCGATCTTCGCCAACCTCAAGGCGTTCCTGGTCAACCGCGTCGGCGACTTCGGCTTCCTGCTGGGCATCGCTGCGGTGCTGTACTGGTTCGGCACGCTCGACTACGCCACCGTCTTCGCCAACGCGCCGACGATCGTGGGCCAGACCACCGAAGTGTTCTCCGGCCATCCCTGGTCGGTCGCCACGCTGATCTGCGTGTGCCTGTTCATCGGCGCGATGGGCAAGTCGGCGCAGGTGCCGCTGCACGTGTGGCTGCCCGATTCGATGGAAGGCCCCACGCCCATCTCCGCGCTGATCCACGCCGCGACCATGGTGACCGCGGGCATCTTCATGGTGGCGCGCATGTCGCCGCTGTTCGAGCTGTCGCCGGCGGCGCTCAACTTCGTGCTCTTCATCGGCGCGACCACCGCGTTCTGGACGGGCCTGATCGGCATCGTGCAGAACGACATCAAGCGCGTCGTCGCGTATTCCACGCTGTCGCAGCTGGGGTACATGACGGTGGCGCTGGGCGTGTCGGCGTATTCGGCCGGCGTGTACCACCTGATGACGCACGCGTTCTTCAAGGCGCTGCTGTTCCTCGGTGCGGGCTCGGTGATCATCGGCATGCACCACGAGCAGGACATGCGCCGCATGGGCGGCCTGAAGAAGTACATGCCCATCACCTACTGGACGATGGTGATCGGCACGCTGGCGCTGGTGGGCACGCCGTTCTTCAGCGGCTTCTATTCGAAGGACACCATCATCGAAGCGGCGATGGAGCATTCGCACGAAGCCGGCAACTGGGTCGCGACGTACGCGTACTGGGCCGTGCTGCTGGGCGCGTTCGTCACCTCGTTCTACAGCTTCCGTTTGCTCTACCTCACCTTCCACGGCCGCGAACGCTTCAACGATCCGGTGCCGGACCACTACATCGCGCCGGAAGCGGATTCGACCGAGCACGAGGCCTCGCTGGCCGCCGAGCACGGCGACGCGGCGCACGCGCACGATGATCATGCGCACGACGACCACGGCCACGGCCATGGTCCGCACACGCCGCACGAATCGCCGTGGGTGGTGACGATCCCGCTGATCCTGCTGGCGATCCCGTCGATCCTCATCGGCTTCTTCACCGCCGGTCCGATGCTGTTCGGCAAGGACTGGAGCGGCGCGCACGAACGCCTGCCGTACTTCCTCGGCGCGATCCAGATGCCGGAGCACGGCGTGATGGCGAAGCTGGGCGAGGAATTCCACGGCGCGATCGCGTTCGCGTTGCACGGCTTCATGGCGCCGGCCTTCTTGCTCGCCTTCACCGGCTTCGCGCTCGCCACCTTCCTGTACCTCGTCCGCCCCGAGCTCCCCGCGAAGATCGCCCACGCCCTGCGTTGGCCGGTGCGCGTGCTCGAGCGCAAGTACTACATGGACGACCTGTGGATCGACGGCTTCGCCGGCGGCGGCATCGCGCTGGGCAAGGCCTCGCGCGCGGTCGACAGCAAGGTGATCGATGGCGTGGCGGTGAACGGCAGCGCGCGGGTGGTCGACTTCGTGTCGGGCCTGGTGCGCCACGTGCAGTCCGGCTACCTGTACCACTACGCCTTCGCGATGATCGTCGGCCTGATCGCGCTGCTGGCGATCATCTACAAGCTCTGGACCTGA